One Thunnus thynnus chromosome 18, fThuThy2.1, whole genome shotgun sequence genomic region harbors:
- the msgn1 gene encoding mesogenin-1, giving the protein MNLEVVTAKILSEWKCHESAFGEDQDSLQSSSPEPSMDSMCSSPEMCYSSGHREIKDFSFGFTGRRATPSAPRHNKPKMSTKRRMKASEREKMRMRSLAEALHQLRDYLPPDYSKRGQPLTKIQTLKYTIEYINKLSDILSRA; this is encoded by the coding sequence ATGAACCTGGAGGTTGTTACAGCTAAAATTCTCTCTGAGTGGAAATGCCATGAAAGCGCTTTTGGAGAGGACCAGGACTCGCTCCAGTCCTCCTCGCCGGAGCCTTCCATGGATTCCATGTGCTCTTCGCCGGAGATGTGCTACTCCAGCGGTCACCGGGAGATCAAGGACTTCTCTTTTGGCTTTACGGGACGCAGGGCGACTCCATCAGCGCCAAGGCACAACAAACCCAAGATGTCCACCAAAAGACGCATGAAGGCCAGCGAGAGGGAGAAGATGCGGATGAGGAGTCTTGCAGAGGCTCTACACCAGCTCCGTGACTACCTGCCGCCGGACTACAGCAAGAGAGGCCAACCCCTGACCAAGATACAAACCCTCAAATACACCATTGAATACATCAACAAGCTTTCAGACATCCTGAGCCGTGCGTAA
- the LOC137169592 gene encoding flap endonuclease GEN homolog 1 isoform X1 encodes MGVHDLWSIVEPVRESVPLYSLSGKTLAVDLSLWVCEAQHVQAMMGRVTRPHLRNLFFRVSSLTLMGVKLVFVMEGDAPKLKAETMSKRTEKRYGGFKKAAAPKCTTSTGRGRFKAILRECAEMLDYLGVPWVTAAGEAEAMCAYLDSQGLVDGCITNDGDAFLYGARTVYRNFNMNTKDPQVDCYRTSRVQTELHLSRENLVGLAVLLGCDYIPKGIPGVGKEQALKLIQTLKGQTLLQRFIQWKEENAGVSEGVVKKVPHCHVCRHPGSAKAHERGGCVLCDSKRFCQPQDFDYQCPCDWHRHEQTRQALSFEANIRKKTLANQQFPFTEIISEFLVSKDKPVSHFKRRQPNMLLIQKFAFDKMEWPKHYTSEKVLVLMTYAELMNRKYGREMSSQIKPLRILKPRVRNAVACFEVIWSTPAHYVFPEDRPAEDQHEVRTVEEESLFRVAFPELVESYLRDKALAEENKTKKRKPKSKKEKPSEGCDNISDLLAQMTLQSSSSATATTQPQTLLHSISNTEEEVVVLDTPVNHKQHRKHKEDCSSLSDCPNTPVSRADSEADASPSVSAVIDALHLSDIDWDALSFTSSPPPPQTAPNNTAETKPRETADDDVNETGNNKLKTSSDIKRAESKAAPELCYTECSLRDRVLMRNTAKAMNQMDVNNDVVSKQLHYEVASQECVSSHSSNLKPNAQISIKDSDDSKSSEKESAVNKKEPLTDKGQCVTETHTSTQQLILAVQAQSKTKDSKKPPQKYKFVRNAVLSSAGPPQRCHSDPGLSNKDRNMHTQTTKKSVCMSVCSSSEDSDAENQQSGPQRRTKIKPVNKIKGSFLSDFPLKPVSQTSKPATAHSIKLLGPKPQRQSVDVKINSIPASTKSNCQDVPPAIVHSDVFLQTPASPVIVSDSDDSVICSESPLPLAERLRLKFLK; translated from the exons atGGGTGTGCACGATTTGTGGTCTATCGTGGAGCCGGTTCGTGAGTCGGTGCCGCTGTACAGTCTGAGCGGAAAGACGCTGGCAGTTGACCTGAGTTTGTGGGTGTGCGAGGCCCAGCATGTCCAAGCAATGATGGGGAGAGTCACCAGACCCCACCTCAG gaatTTGTTTTTCAGGGTGTCGTCCCTCACTCTTATGGGGGTGAAACTCGTCTTTGTCATGGAAGGAGATGCCCCTAAACTCAAAGCAGAAACTATGAGCAAGAGGACAGAAAAAAGATATGGAGGATTTAAAAAGGCTGCTGCCCCTAAATGCACAACAAGCACCGGCAGAGGGCGCTTTAAAGCTATACTCAGAGAG TGTGCAGAGATGTTGGATTACCTGGGTGTGCCATGGGTGACAGCTGCAGGGGAGGCTGAGGCCATGTGTGCTTACCTGGATTCACAAGGCCTGGTGGACGGCTGTATCACCAATGATGGAGACGCCTTCTTGTATGGAGCCCGGACTGTCTACAGGAACTTCAATATGAACACtaaa GACCCTCAGGTGGACTGTTACAGGACTTCCCGCGTTCAAACAGAGTTACATCTCTCCAGAGAGAATCTTGTCGGTCTGGCCGTCCTCCTTGGTTGTGATTATATTCCTAAG GGGATACCAGGTGTTGGTAAAGAACAAGCTCTGAAGCTCATCCAGACACTGAAAGGACAAACACTTCTGCAGAG ATTCATCCAGTGGAAGGAGGAGAATGCAGGTGTGTCTGAGGGAGTCGTAAAGAAGGTTCCTCACTGCCACGTATGTCGACATCCTG GCTCAGCCAAGGCACATGAACGTGGTGGCTGTGTGCTCTGCGACAGTAAACGCTTCTGTCAACCTCAGGATTTTGATTACCAGTGTCCTTGTGACTGGCACCGCCATGAACAGACCCGCCAGGCCTTGTCTTTTGAGGCAAACATCAGGAA gaaaacaCTGGCAAATCAACAGTTCCCTTTTACAGAG ATTATTAGTGAGTTTCTGGTTTCCAAGGATAAGCCTGTGTCACATTTCAAGAGGAGACAGCCAAATATGCTGTTAATACAg AAATTTGCCTTTGACAAGATGGAGTGGCCAAAGCACTACACCAGTGAAAAGGTTCTAGTCTTGATGACGTACGCAGAGTTGATGAACAGAAAATATGGAAGAGAGATGTCTTCACAAATCAAGCCCCTACG GATATTGAAACCGAGAGTGAGGAACGCGGTTGCTTGCTTCGAAGTCATCTGGAGCACACCGG CTCATTACGTCTTTCCTGAGGATCGGCCTGCGGAGGATCAGCATGAGGTGAGGACGGTGGAGGAAGAGTCTCTCTTTCGTGTGGCCTTCCCAGAGCTGGTAGAGAGCTACCTGAGGGACAAAGCTCTGGCTGAAGAGAACAAGACAAAGA AGAGGAAACCAAAGAGTAAGAAGGAGAAGCCGTCTGAGGGATGTGATAATATTTCTGACCTCTTGGCTCAGATGACCCTTCAGAGTTCCTCTTCAGCAACTGCTACTACTCAACCACAAACGCTGCTCCATAGTATTTCAAATACAGAAGAGGAAGTGGTGGTTTTGGACACTCCGGTGAACCATAAACAGCAtcgaaaacacaaagaagactGCAGTTCCCTGAGTGATTGTCCCAACACTCCTGTGTCTCGTGCCGACTCAGAGGCTGATGCGTCACCTTCTGTCTCCGCTGTTATCGACGCGCTACACCTGAGTGATATCGACTGGGATGCTTTGTCCTTCACATCCTCCCCACCTCCTCCGCAAACGGCACCTAACAACACCGCAGAGACTAAACCGCGTGAAACAGCAGATGATGATGTGAAcgaaacaggaaacaacaagctgaaaaccTCAAGTGACATCAAACGAGCCGAGTCCAAAGCTGCTCCAGAGCTTTGTTACACAGAGTGTTCTCTAAGGGACAGGGTGCTCATGAGAAATACAGCCAAAGCTATGAACCAGATGGATGTAAATAATGATGTGGTCTCAAAACAACTACACTATGAAGTCGCCTCTCAGGAATGTGTTTCATCTCATTCCTCAAACTTAAAACCAAATGCACAGATCTCCATCAAAGACAGCGATGACAGTAAGTCGTCAGAAAAGGAATCAGCTGTTAACAAAAAAGAACCGCTCACTGACAAAGGCCAGTGTGTAACAGAAACTCACACGTCAACACAGCAGTTAATACTTGCGGTACAAGCTCAGAGTAAGACAAAGGACTCCAAAAAGCCTCCTCAGAAATATAAATTTGTCAGGAACGCCGTTTTATCATCTGCCGGCCCACCACAGAGGTGTCACTCTGACCCAGGtcttagcaacaaagacagaaacatgcacacacagaccacCAAGAAGAGCGTGTGTATGAGCGTGTGTTCATCCAGTGAGGACAGCGATGCAGAGAACCAGCAGTCTGGACCTCAAAGAAGGACAAAGATTAAACCCGTAAACAAGATCAAGGGCAGCTTCCTTTCAGATTTCCCCCTGAAACCTGTTTCTCAAACAAGCAAACCGGCAACAGCTCATAGCATTAAGTTATTAGGACCAAAACCTCAGAGGCAGAGTGTAGATGTTAAGATAAACAGCATTCCTGCATCGACTAAAAGCAACTGCCAGGATGTCCCACCGGCTATTGTACACAGTGATGTGTTCCTTCAGACTCCAGCATCACCTGTCATTGTGTCAGATAGTGATGACTCAGTGATTTGTAGCGAGAGCCCGCTGCCGTTAGCAGAGAGACTGAGACTGAAATTCCTGAAGTGA
- the LOC137169592 gene encoding flap endonuclease GEN homolog 1 isoform X2 → MLDYLGVPWVTAAGEAEAMCAYLDSQGLVDGCITNDGDAFLYGARTVYRNFNMNTKDPQVDCYRTSRVQTELHLSRENLVGLAVLLGCDYIPKGIPGVGKEQALKLIQTLKGQTLLQRFIQWKEENAGVSEGVVKKVPHCHVCRHPGSAKAHERGGCVLCDSKRFCQPQDFDYQCPCDWHRHEQTRQALSFEANIRKKTLANQQFPFTEIISEFLVSKDKPVSHFKRRQPNMLLIQKFAFDKMEWPKHYTSEKVLVLMTYAELMNRKYGREMSSQIKPLRILKPRVRNAVACFEVIWSTPAHYVFPEDRPAEDQHEVRTVEEESLFRVAFPELVESYLRDKALAEENKTKKRKPKSKKEKPSEGCDNISDLLAQMTLQSSSSATATTQPQTLLHSISNTEEEVVVLDTPVNHKQHRKHKEDCSSLSDCPNTPVSRADSEADASPSVSAVIDALHLSDIDWDALSFTSSPPPPQTAPNNTAETKPRETADDDVNETGNNKLKTSSDIKRAESKAAPELCYTECSLRDRVLMRNTAKAMNQMDVNNDVVSKQLHYEVASQECVSSHSSNLKPNAQISIKDSDDSKSSEKESAVNKKEPLTDKGQCVTETHTSTQQLILAVQAQSKTKDSKKPPQKYKFVRNAVLSSAGPPQRCHSDPGLSNKDRNMHTQTTKKSVCMSVCSSSEDSDAENQQSGPQRRTKIKPVNKIKGSFLSDFPLKPVSQTSKPATAHSIKLLGPKPQRQSVDVKINSIPASTKSNCQDVPPAIVHSDVFLQTPASPVIVSDSDDSVICSESPLPLAERLRLKFLK, encoded by the exons ATGTTGGATTACCTGGGTGTGCCATGGGTGACAGCTGCAGGGGAGGCTGAGGCCATGTGTGCTTACCTGGATTCACAAGGCCTGGTGGACGGCTGTATCACCAATGATGGAGACGCCTTCTTGTATGGAGCCCGGACTGTCTACAGGAACTTCAATATGAACACtaaa GACCCTCAGGTGGACTGTTACAGGACTTCCCGCGTTCAAACAGAGTTACATCTCTCCAGAGAGAATCTTGTCGGTCTGGCCGTCCTCCTTGGTTGTGATTATATTCCTAAG GGGATACCAGGTGTTGGTAAAGAACAAGCTCTGAAGCTCATCCAGACACTGAAAGGACAAACACTTCTGCAGAG ATTCATCCAGTGGAAGGAGGAGAATGCAGGTGTGTCTGAGGGAGTCGTAAAGAAGGTTCCTCACTGCCACGTATGTCGACATCCTG GCTCAGCCAAGGCACATGAACGTGGTGGCTGTGTGCTCTGCGACAGTAAACGCTTCTGTCAACCTCAGGATTTTGATTACCAGTGTCCTTGTGACTGGCACCGCCATGAACAGACCCGCCAGGCCTTGTCTTTTGAGGCAAACATCAGGAA gaaaacaCTGGCAAATCAACAGTTCCCTTTTACAGAG ATTATTAGTGAGTTTCTGGTTTCCAAGGATAAGCCTGTGTCACATTTCAAGAGGAGACAGCCAAATATGCTGTTAATACAg AAATTTGCCTTTGACAAGATGGAGTGGCCAAAGCACTACACCAGTGAAAAGGTTCTAGTCTTGATGACGTACGCAGAGTTGATGAACAGAAAATATGGAAGAGAGATGTCTTCACAAATCAAGCCCCTACG GATATTGAAACCGAGAGTGAGGAACGCGGTTGCTTGCTTCGAAGTCATCTGGAGCACACCGG CTCATTACGTCTTTCCTGAGGATCGGCCTGCGGAGGATCAGCATGAGGTGAGGACGGTGGAGGAAGAGTCTCTCTTTCGTGTGGCCTTCCCAGAGCTGGTAGAGAGCTACCTGAGGGACAAAGCTCTGGCTGAAGAGAACAAGACAAAGA AGAGGAAACCAAAGAGTAAGAAGGAGAAGCCGTCTGAGGGATGTGATAATATTTCTGACCTCTTGGCTCAGATGACCCTTCAGAGTTCCTCTTCAGCAACTGCTACTACTCAACCACAAACGCTGCTCCATAGTATTTCAAATACAGAAGAGGAAGTGGTGGTTTTGGACACTCCGGTGAACCATAAACAGCAtcgaaaacacaaagaagactGCAGTTCCCTGAGTGATTGTCCCAACACTCCTGTGTCTCGTGCCGACTCAGAGGCTGATGCGTCACCTTCTGTCTCCGCTGTTATCGACGCGCTACACCTGAGTGATATCGACTGGGATGCTTTGTCCTTCACATCCTCCCCACCTCCTCCGCAAACGGCACCTAACAACACCGCAGAGACTAAACCGCGTGAAACAGCAGATGATGATGTGAAcgaaacaggaaacaacaagctgaaaaccTCAAGTGACATCAAACGAGCCGAGTCCAAAGCTGCTCCAGAGCTTTGTTACACAGAGTGTTCTCTAAGGGACAGGGTGCTCATGAGAAATACAGCCAAAGCTATGAACCAGATGGATGTAAATAATGATGTGGTCTCAAAACAACTACACTATGAAGTCGCCTCTCAGGAATGTGTTTCATCTCATTCCTCAAACTTAAAACCAAATGCACAGATCTCCATCAAAGACAGCGATGACAGTAAGTCGTCAGAAAAGGAATCAGCTGTTAACAAAAAAGAACCGCTCACTGACAAAGGCCAGTGTGTAACAGAAACTCACACGTCAACACAGCAGTTAATACTTGCGGTACAAGCTCAGAGTAAGACAAAGGACTCCAAAAAGCCTCCTCAGAAATATAAATTTGTCAGGAACGCCGTTTTATCATCTGCCGGCCCACCACAGAGGTGTCACTCTGACCCAGGtcttagcaacaaagacagaaacatgcacacacagaccacCAAGAAGAGCGTGTGTATGAGCGTGTGTTCATCCAGTGAGGACAGCGATGCAGAGAACCAGCAGTCTGGACCTCAAAGAAGGACAAAGATTAAACCCGTAAACAAGATCAAGGGCAGCTTCCTTTCAGATTTCCCCCTGAAACCTGTTTCTCAAACAAGCAAACCGGCAACAGCTCATAGCATTAAGTTATTAGGACCAAAACCTCAGAGGCAGAGTGTAGATGTTAAGATAAACAGCATTCCTGCATCGACTAAAAGCAACTGCCAGGATGTCCCACCGGCTATTGTACACAGTGATGTGTTCCTTCAGACTCCAGCATCACCTGTCATTGTGTCAGATAGTGATGACTCAGTGATTTGTAGCGAGAGCCCGCTGCCGTTAGCAGAGAGACTGAGACTGAAATTCCTGAAGTGA